The sequence agaaGTGAAATAAGAAGTATAACAGTGTGTACTTGTGCGTAGTAGTGCAGGTCGGGCGGTTTGATGGTGGGCTGAGTGAAGAGCAGCCGTGTGACCAGGAAGTGATACCAGGTGCCCAGCAGCTCCTTCTGCTCCAGTAACGTGTCTTCATCACCCAGCAGGACCTGACAGAGACAGAGTCAGAGTCAGGGGTCACACGCTCTCAGCAGAGGTCACAGCAGAGGTCACGACCCCTCACCTTCACCAGGGTCTCCAGGTGACGGTTCCCAGCGAAGGTGTTGTCTTGAAGACAGCGGTCACACTCCTCGTGCCACTGTCTCCATCTGACATCAAACTCAGTCAGCGTCTGAGCTCCTGTGGGCTGCAACAACAAGCAGCAGCATGCACgcaattatttagttttataaaaacaatgatttctaaagactgtTGCTGAAGTGATTTACAATCATTCGATTTCaccccaaaacataaaatattgtattttacataTAGAAAATGTAGTGTTTACGGTCcattaatatttttgcatttaaatttctcATTGCATTCAAAGTTTTTTTCTGTAGTTCTCAATTGTGAGTCAGTTGTTATAATGCAATCGTTTACATACTTTACATCAGCAAATGAAAGACGGTACAACAAATGTGACAATGTGTAATTAAGATACCACTAATTAAACAACGTATTATACAAAAACAGattttatactttaaattgtCAATAAGGTATTATAGATTTGAAATGTActataacattcaaaagtttgggttcagaaaGATcaattccttttttcttttcttttttgtgagcAGAAGTctcttaaaaatatacaaaaatattgtgaaatattattacaatttcaaaaaactattttctatgcagatatgttttaaaatgtaatttattcctgtgatgcgcagctgtattttcagcttcagtgtcacatgatcttcagaaatcattttgaacaacattgtaatattattttttgtttaattatttttttgcattgcagtaTTAAGAATGTAgcctttaaaaatgcatttaattgtaaTGAGTATAATGTAAACATACTACGAAAGCTTAAAAAATATgcttcattaaaatataattccttCTGATTCTGGGGTGAAATAACACCTGTTCTCATCAGCTTTAGGAAAAGTGTAGGGCGTCCTGCTCAACGTACATTAAAGATGGGCATGCTCTGTAACAGGACGTCCATGCGTTTGAACACAGAGCTGCTCTCGGGCCGAAGAGACGCCTGTTTGGACAGCACCTGACGGGCTTCATCCATGCGGCCCTGCAGGACTAAACTgatcacctgcacacacacacacacacacacacgtaaggACACGGCTGATGATATGCAGATGTTCTGGAGGTCAGGGGTCGTGTGTGTCGTACCACGTCCCAGTAGGAGCGATGCAGGGCGGGGTTTTCGCTCTGTAACACCTCTCGCGCTCTCGTGTCCACGTCTGACTTGTGCAGACGCACCCAATCCAGCAGCTGCAGCAGCAGAGACCCGGCTGAAACCAGAGAACAAAACCAGGTCAGACAGACTAGAAGAAAAAGGTCTGCTTGAATATTTCAGACGCCTCTCTCTACCTGGAGCCGCATCGATGAACAGAACCTCACACAAGTTCCATATGAGCTCGATCGCCAAGAGGATAGACACCTGGAGAGATCAGACCAGCCTTAACTTCAGTCAAATATTCAGTCAAAATCAAGAGGACAGGACTTTCAGTAGAGATCTGACTGGATCAtaactttattttcatgtttgcttATGTGTCCTTGATTATGGCAGCAGAAAGATTGTTTCAGAGGCATTGCAATAAAAAAGACATtaacatacattaaaatacagaatgcatcaatgtttttatggttggaataatcattaaaaacattataaaacctaaaataatatttagaatgcATACATACGGTTTTCATTTGTAATCTAGTGTTTAATCTATCtctaaaaatgcatgcatattttgttttaatctaatgataaatttatcttaaaataaagcatttaataatattcagaattcatgcatatttatttgttattgttgtaaatgtaataatttatctttataaaataaagcatgcaaaattattctttaaaaactattatagaatgtattaatatgtttaattcgtttttatttttcaacttcAATTTaggcttttaaaaaaatgtgttgtttctttttttgtttttattaattttacttcagatttaatatttattatgcatgcatACAATTTTAATTTCGCAAACTAAAGTTTAACtttataaatgcatgcatattttttgttataatctaatgattaatttatcttaaaataaagcatttaataatattcagaatgcatgcatatttattttttgttgttgtaaatgtaataattaatttatctttataaaataaagcatacaagttaattattcatatattaatattatattatagaatgTATTAATGTtccatttgtttgtttctttttgttttaattataactttagtttctgttttagttttttattccttttatttcagatttaatatTTAGTATGCATGCATATTGCATGCGGTTTTTATCTTGTAATCTAGTGTTTAATCTATCtttataaatgcatgcatattgttttgttataatctaatgattaatttatcttaaaataaagcatttaataatattaagaatgcatgcattttttttattgttgtaaatataatgattaatttacctttataaaataaagcatgcataatGATACTTCATATACTcttatagaatttatttatatgtttaatttttatattttcagttttaacaaCCACACTGCTCGTACAGATACAATACATCAGTCTGTTTTAAGTTGATGTGGACTCTTGACAGTACCTGATCTCCATACTGCGACGCTAAAGAACCATCTTGTGTTGAAACTGAGAAGAGAAGGAGAGTGTGATCATCTGATGGAGAGCATCCTCTTCctcgtgtgtgatgtgtgtcgtgtgtcgtgtgtgtgtttacctgcgTTCTGCTGCAGCTCCTCCATACAGGCTCGGATCACAGACCTGTAGTTCTTACTGACGCTCACAAACCTGcaggagacagagacagatcaGACAGTGTGTACACATCAGTTCGTCCACACTGTCAGGCTGCAGGACTCACTGTGACTTCTTGTTCTTGCTGGGAACGTCCTCTCTGATCTTCTGCAGCCCCACGAAGATGAGATGGGACTCGTTGAAGAGTTTGCGCAGGATGGGAGAGCAGATGTCTTCATCTCTCCTCACGATGTGGACGAACGGAGAGCCTGCAGACCTCGGACCTgagcacaaacacaacacaagatgAGCTTCATGTCCTCGTCCCTCTTCAGTGTTTCCCTCGAGGAGGTCAATACCTTGCAGTCGGTAGTTGGTCTCATACACCAACAGATCTCCAGGACCCCACTCAAAACCCAAATGCCTCTGATGAAATCCAGCGCTTGGAATCAGCTGCAAGGAtcacattattaaatatatgatgcttttattcatgcatgcatgcatacttacttatataataaaacacaccattttacatacatattattacacatatataaacataccATGGTATTTTAATTTGGTATCTAGTTTAGTAGCCTAATATTGTCTTAAGATGCCCTCAGAGCTAACTTACTTTATATTTTTTCCACACATGCATATTCTTCACATTTACATAAGTGTACCgtgcattaatattcataagcataGATGAAAGAGTTTAAATCAGAGGTTACCGTGGGACTGGGCTCTTCATCCACCTCCTCCATAACACCGAGATATTAAATCCTCCTGAAATACCGACGTTTAATGTTGTAATATCTGAAAAACATTCAACACACTCGGCGCTCAGAAACTAGCGCCATGAGTCTGAAGGACCCCTGATGCTCTGCGCGGTTAGTACGACGCACTGAGTGCCTAAACAAAATACGAGTCTCTTTCCAAAACGACCAGTGTTGTAGAATTATCAGCAATATTTAACCTTAACACATGCcattcattcacaaatgtttGTCATGTTTGCACTGTGCACAGTTTTTTGACATAATTTCGCGCTGTTTTCTGGACAACTGGTCGGTCCGAGGACAATTCTGGTGATGTGAATGAACGTAAAGTATTTATCTGATcattataaatgcaaaaatgttacttatatgttttatttaaaattgatttagCATAAAATTAGGGTCATTATTTGTAAAGCCCAAAAATCTGTTcta comes from Carassius auratus strain Wakin chromosome 3, ASM336829v1, whole genome shotgun sequence and encodes:
- the LOC113054909 gene encoding nuclear pore complex protein Nup85-like isoform X1; its protein translation is MEEVDEEPSPTLIPSAGFHQRHLGFEWGPGDLLVYETNYRLQGIDLLEGNTEEGRGHEAHLVLCLCSGPRSAGSPFVHIVRRDEDICSPILRKLFNESHLIFVGLQKIREDVPSKNKKSQFVSVSKNYRSVIRACMEELQQNAVSTQDGSLASQYGDQVSILLAIELIWNLCEVLFIDAAPAGSLLLQLLDWVRLHKSDVDTRAREVLQSENPALHRSYWDVVISLVLQGRMDEARQVLSKQASLRPESSSVFKRMDVLLQSMPIFNPTGAQTLTEFDVRWRQWHEECDRCLQDNTFAGNRHLETLVKVLLGDEDTLLEQKELLGTWYHFLVTRLLFTQPTIKPPDLHYYAQSSMNMFLGPRASPEPLDIILLSAFEFDLHQVIKDCSIALNNWWFVAHLTDLLDHCKLLQSHNLHFGSNLREFLVLEYASGLFTHHSLWQLAVDYFDHCPEFGRVYLELQIERVPLDTERKAVKVLRICEDRQMSEQVRSICKIMAKRALRNNRLGSALSWSIRAKDAAFATLISERFLQDYCNRGSFTDLDLLDNLGPAMLLSDRLTFLGKYREFHRLYGENRFSEAARLLLSLMTARIAPRGLWMTLLTDALPLLEQKEVIFSVDQTYELMSCLEELNSGTKASNTTDQDEDIESTKTELLRLALARNLAMAIVKEGTIET
- the LOC113054909 gene encoding nuclear pore complex protein Nup85-like isoform X2 yields the protein MEEVDEEPSPTLIPSAGFHQRHLGFEWGPGDLLVYETNYRLQGPRSAGSPFVHIVRRDEDICSPILRKLFNESHLIFVGLQKIREDVPSKNKKSQFVSVSKNYRSVIRACMEELQQNAVSTQDGSLASQYGDQVSILLAIELIWNLCEVLFIDAAPAGSLLLQLLDWVRLHKSDVDTRAREVLQSENPALHRSYWDVVISLVLQGRMDEARQVLSKQASLRPESSSVFKRMDVLLQSMPIFNPTGAQTLTEFDVRWRQWHEECDRCLQDNTFAGNRHLETLVKVLLGDEDTLLEQKELLGTWYHFLVTRLLFTQPTIKPPDLHYYAQSSMNMFLGPRASPEPLDIILLSAFEFDLHQVIKDCSIALNNWWFVAHLTDLLDHCKLLQSHNLHFGSNLREFLVLEYASGLFTHHSLWQLAVDYFDHCPEFGRVYLELQIERVPLDTERKAVKVLRICEDRQMSEQVRSICKIMAKRALRNNRLGSALSWSIRAKDAAFATLISERFLQDYCNRGSFTDLDLLDNLGPAMLLSDRLTFLGKYREFHRLYGENRFSEAARLLLSLMTARIAPRGLWMTLLTDALPLLEQKEVIFSVDQTYELMSCLEELNSGTKASNTTDQDEDIESTKTELLRLALARNLAMAIVKEGTIET